A single Brienomyrus brachyistius isolate T26 chromosome 11, BBRACH_0.4, whole genome shotgun sequence DNA region contains:
- the LOC125704027 gene encoding COUP transcription factor 2-like: MAMAVWRGSQDDVAETPGTLSSQTPQGPLSLPTPQSGHLNLAASQVAPPNPQTPVQGGGPPGSTTQSTPPNHTGQAPDKQQPQHIECVVCGDKSSGKHYGQFTCEGCKSFFKRSVRRNLTYTCRANRNCPIDQHHRNQCQYCRLKKCLKVGMRREAVQRGRMPPTQPHHGQFALTNGDPLHCHSYLSGYISLLLRAEPYPTSRYGSQCMQPNNIMGIENICELAARMLFSAVEWARNIPFFPDLQITDQVALLRLTWSELFVLNAAQCSMPLHVAPLLAAAGLHASPMSADRVVAFMDHIRIFQEQVEKLKALHVDSAEYSCLKAVVLFTSDACGLSDVAHVESLQEKSQCALEEYVRSQYPNQPTRFGKLLLRLPSLRTVSSSVIEQLFFVRLVGKTPIETLIRDMLLSGSSFNWPYMPIQ, translated from the exons atggcaatggcagtATGGAGAGGCTCCCAGGACGATGTGGCCGAGACCCCGGGGACCCTCTCTTCGCAGACCCCTCAAGGACCGCTGTCTCTACCAACCCCTCAATCTGGGCATCTGAACCTGGCCGCCTCTCAGGTCGCTCCACCGAACCCGCAAACGCCCGTCCAAGGCGGTGGACCACCGGGAAGCACAACGCAGTCCACGCCGCCCAACCACACCGGCCAGGCGCCGGACAAACAGCAACCCCAGCACATCGAGTGTGTGGTTTGCGGGGACAAGTCGAGTGGCAAACACTATGGCCAGTTCACATGCGAGGGCTGCAAGAGCTTCTTCAAACGGAGCGTACGGAGGAACCTGACCTACACATGCAGAGCCAACAGGAACTGTCCCATTGACCAGCACCACCGCAATCAGTGCCAGTACTGCCGCCTTAAAAAATGCCTCAAGGTTGGCATGAGGCGGGAAG CGGTTCAAAGGGGACGGATGCCACCCACGCAGCCACACCACGGCCAGTTCGCCTTGACAAATGGAGACCCTCTGCACTGCCATTCATACTTATCCGGATATATCTCTCTCCTTCTGCGAGCGGAGCCCTACCCAACGTCCCGATACGGCAGCCAGTGTATGCAGCCCAACAACATCATGGGCATCGAAAACATATGTGAACTGGCGGCCAGGATGCTTTTCTCTGCCGTGGAGTGGGCCAGGAATATCCCCTTCTTCCCAGACCTGCAGATTACGGACCAGGTGGCCCTCCTGAGGTTGACCTGGAGCGAGTTGTTTGTGCTGAATGCAGCGCAGTGCTCCATGCCTCTCCATGTGGCTCCTCTGCTGGCGGCCGCCGGCCTTCACGCCTCCCCCATGTCCGCGGACAGAGTGGTGGCCTTCATGGACCACATTAGGATCTTCCAGGAGCAAGTGGAGAAGCTGAAAGCTTTGCACGTCGACTCGGCCGAGTACAGCTGCTTAAAGGCCGTAGTGCTTTTCACCTCTG ACGCTTGTGGTCTCTCAGATGTGGCCCATGTTGAGAGTTTGCAAGAGAAGTCTCAGTGCGCTCTGGAGGAATACGTTAGAAGCCAGTACCCGAACCAGCCGACGCGATTTGGGAAACTTTTACTTCGCCTGCCGTCTCTTCGCACGGTCTCCTCCTCGGTCATAGAGCAATTATTTTTCGTCCGTTTGGTAGGTAAAACGCCAATTGAAACGCTTATCAGGGATATGTTGCTTTCCGGAAGCAGTTTTAACTGGCCTTACATGCCGATTCAATAA